DNA from Fusarium musae strain F31 chromosome 7, whole genome shotgun sequence:
AAAGCACAACCATACAGTACACCCGTCTGACCAAAATCCCTCCCATGACTTTTTGACCAAAATGTTGCTTTTCATCTCTCGTCTTCCGTCTGTcataaaaaaaaacaaatgtgatgcgatgtgatgtgatattCGTACACGGCGTCTATCCCGCCTTTTTCATCTCCTTGATGTAGGTGTATCCGTTACTTCTGTCGCTTGAGCGACTTATGCGCCATCTCAATCAATCCGTCCTTAGCCTCGCTCTCGGGAAATTCCGCAATCGAGGCAATAGCTTTATCCACGTATTCTTGCGCGAGAGCCCTCGTCTGCTCAATACCGTCGCTCTGAAGTACCAACTCACGTGCCTATACCGCTATTAGCATGGATTATCTCCAACAGATGTGATTCGCCAAAGGGGAATGCAGCCGACTTACCCTTTGTACGTCACCCTCCTGCGCAAACTTGCGGCCAACGAGGGCTCCGAGTTCCGGCATCTGCTTCCAGGCAAACAGCAATGGTGCCGTCGCAAGACCAAGCTCCAGATCTGCCCCCGCAGGCTTACCCAAATCTGATCCGCTCTGTGTATAGTCCAAAAGGTCGTCTACCAACTGGAAAGCCAGTCCCAGGTTTCGTCCGTACGAGTAAGCGGCGTCGACTGTCACGGCATCCGTGTTACCCAGCAAAGCGGCAGCTCGGCAAGACTTTGAGATAAGGGATGCGGTCTTGAGATACGTCTTTTGCAGGTAGTATGTGACGGTCTCCTCCGACCACTTGGGATTCCTCTCGTCCCGCTCTGTGTTCTTGAGCTGCATGAACTCGCCCTCCACGAGGTTAGCGATAACAGTAGCCAGCAGCTCGACAACCTCTGGGTTTCGAAGACGAGCCAGCGCAACGGATGCCCTGCCTAGCAGGAAATCACCCGCCAGAACAGCCATCTTGTTGCCAAACTCCAGATTTGCCGAGGGCGAACCACGTCGAGAGATAGAGTGGTCGATAACGTCGtcgtgaagaagagaagccgtGTGGATGAGCTCCGTGATCTCGGCAAGTCGTCGCTGGCTGGGCAGAATATCGGAGTTTGCATCGGGGACTTCTTGTTCGAGGGATGATAGAGGCTGAGCAGAGGGGTTCACATCGGCGAGGATCTGAGCTGGCGATATCGAAGTGTCGACGCCACGGTGAGTAACTATAGGAGCCGTAGGAGGACTCTTTGGGCAGAGATATGTAGCTCTGCTCATGAGGAGAACAATCAAAGGTCTGACATGCTTGCCCTCAGCCTGTGTATAATATTTGGCAGCACGGTCAAGCGAAGGATGACCCGACCCAAGAAGTTTTCGAATGTTACCCGTGAGGAACTTCATCTCTTTGGCGACGGTCCGCAGAGGATCGACATGCATTGCATCCTTGGAAGCCTTCTTGACGACGTTGCTGACAACATTGGAAGCGACTTGAACAGCCGCACCCCAGGCCGAGTCCCTTCGAGGACTAGTATGCAACGAAGCGCTGTGTATCCTCGAGGGAGATCGACTGACGGTCAATTGTCTGCACAGAGCGCAAGCCGGAGCAGCAGCGCTCGTCCTTGTCCACAAGGCCTGTCTGTTCATAGTGCCGCGCACCACCGAGGCCCCCGGACGGAGCATCGTAGCGTCGCTATATGGATAAATTCCCAAAGATGAGTGAAATCGAGTGTTATAACGGCATTCGTTTGAATTATTATCGTCTTTGTCCGGGCGGTTCGTAGGCGGGTTTGGGTAGATTTCGAGATCGTTCAATGGCGAGGGAAATTTTGATCGATGGCTGCTGGATTCTCGATTGATCCGATTCTCTAAACTTTTCCAGCTCTAGCTGTGTTCAGGTTCTGCTAAGCCGGGGGGATTGCGGGTCCGTTCGGCGAGCAGCTGATAACAGGCCGTCGAGGGAGGGAGTGTGATTGGCCGGATTGGGTATGGGGCCGTTGAGCTAAGTGTCAGCGGATGAGTCGCTACGGAACTGGCCTGGAAATAGTACAGTAGATGCCTGTTGATCAAGCTTTGGCCTTTGATACGTTTCAATTAAGCATCGACGACAGCTCACGACGACTTTACCACTATTGAGCTTGTACCGGTTATTTGAGCACGATAATTTGCTCGAGAAGTACTACAGAACAATATGGTGCTACTCACAATGACGTCCTCTATTCTGGAGGCGTTGTCGCTTGTTGAAGCTACAGAAACACCACAAATCGAAGATCACGACGAAACAGAGGAACAAGAATCACAACAACCCACCCAAGAACCTACCTTGGACGACCCGAAACTTGGAAATCCCATATCACACGGCCAAATAGTTGATCTATGGAAGGAACTGAAAGCCCAAGGCAACTCAAACTTCACCCTCGAACAACTCCTCCGCGGCGGATCGGTCTAcattcctcctccgcctcccaAACCCGAACCCGTAAGTCGTCGCAGACCTCACCTTTTCCATTCCTCACACTGACCAACCGCAGTCCCCTGAATACAAAGCCCTAATGGCCCGTCTCCGccgcgaagaagaagcccgcTCCTACGAACGAATGATAAACCCGCCTCCCCAACACGAAACCTTCAAAGACCACTTCCCCTCCATCACCGCCTCCTTCGCCGCCGCAAACCgaccaacatcagcatcagaCTTCGGCGACGACGACGTGGCGATGGAAGAAGTGCACAAGCAGATCACGCTGATCATCAACTTCCTCGTCAGCATCGCCGGCGTCGCGGGAACATTATGGGTTACGGCGCGGTGGTGGAGTCTGCCGGCACGTATGTTTCTGACGATGGGGGGGAGTATTCTGGTTGCTCTTGCGGAGGTCGTGGTGTATAATGCGTATATTTGGAAGATGGACCAGGGGAGGAAGAAACATGGCAAGGTTAAGGAGGTTAgggaggttgttgagagttGGGTGCTTgggaaggatgaggatgagaagagtgTTTTGATTAGGGAGAAGGATAGGACGGAAGATGGAGTGAGGAAACGAAAGACAGAAGCCAAGGTCGAGACATGATCAAGCATATActgtaatattaatatttaattagaggagaagaaggacatcaGCTTCAAAACTAGCAATGTGATATTTTCTTCGCATCGATAGTAAGGTTTATCGCGACAAGTAGCAATTTCGATATGGTTATACTCTTACCTGgatatcatcatgatcatgattcGAACAAAATCACGGGGCATTGGgtagcagccatgatggcagtGATATCATGGCTCGGGGCGCATGTGACTACGCGCCAGACGCGTCTCAACGCGTCTTCCCAGTTCAGTGGGGCTTCTATCACTTAATTGTTTCTCTTCTCGGCCAGCCTCAACTTCGAGGTCAACACTTCGTCTACTGTTTATTCATTTAACttattccttttcttcttccgctGTCTTTTTCTCACCTTAATTGTATATAACCTTTTCTACTCCACCGACACTTTATACGGCATTGTGGAGTAGCTTGTTTACGTGCATCACCACGCGACAGCAACACGAATTCGCTTTGATGTCGGACAGTATGGTAGTTAATTGAAGCGCAAACACCCAGAATGTACGATTCTTTAACCTACATCGTGTCAGTGGAGATATACTGACTCAATCAGGTGTGCAAGTCCAGCGCCATCGGCATCGCGATCTCGCGCCAAACCATTACGAACATATGGCAAGCGAAGCATCCGAGACGATCCGCTGAAAGATCCAAACGCCAAGAAACGAAGGGTGTCAGCAGAGGCAGTAGCTTCTGAACCAGCATCCAAAGGCACAGACACGGCGCCGCTGAAGGAGGTCACGGAAGAGGCGAAGAATGCACCTGAATCGACAACAACGAACAAACCTACGGCCGAGCCGGTCAAGAAGGGATCAATCTTGAACTTCTTCAAACCTGTACCTCCGTCATCCACAGTTACCTCTAGCCCAAAGAGCGACGAGCCTCAACCCGAATCAACGCCCCCATCCTCACCACCACAGCCCCCAAAGATAGAACCCCGAAAGAAACCGCGCCTATTGCGCTTCCGCGGTACATCAACACCATTACTAGACGACGACAACACAGGAGATGATTCACAAGGCGAAGACACAGAAGCCGAAGACTCTGGCACCAAATCCACTCGACTACGACTAACTGCTCGGGGGGGCTCTTTACAGCGTGAATCGAGCACAAACGATTCAAAATCTGGAAAGAGGGGAAAGGTGAAAACACCGACTGTACAAACGACACTGAATTTATCGACGCAAGCAGCGTTTTCGGAGTGTAAGGTGTGTAATACTGTGTGGAATCCGCTGTATCCGGATGATGTGAAGTTTCATACGAAGCAGCATGCGGCTGTTTtgagggcgaagaagaaggagaaggagagtgAACTATAGAACTTGATACCCATTTATGAATGACGAACTGCTTTGAATCTTGAGTCTGTATGTTGATGTGACTGGATGCAAGAGGACTGCCTCGTAGTTATAGCTGTGCAAAGGGAAGTAAACATGTAGAATATTCGTATCCAAAATGAATCGCCTCATGATTCATGGTACGCCATTCGCCCAGTTGAGTCAACAAGTAAGTGCGATAGAGTAATGAAGGTGTCTGAACCATCACAACACAATCAGGCAAACGCCTAGAAAAGCATCATACAGGCGGAACCAAGTTCTCTTGTTCTTTCGAAAGTGATAAGAGACAAATACTTCTGGACCACCTCGTCACATATATCTCCCGTCAGCACTCCTATAGTCTGTGTTCCTCTCCATAGCAGCCTTCTGATAGGGTGATATCTCGCCTTTGGGCTTCAGTTCTTGTTGTCGACGTTTACGAAGTTCTCGCGGATAACGCTGATAGGGCGATTCTTGCTGCGCCACGCTTTCGGGTGGCTTGCTGGGCATCAGAGTTTCAGAGCAAAATGCGGTGTACAAAATCCATactttcttggcttttggATGTTCCGCGCTGAAGTCACACAAGGGTCCAGCCAGATGCTCGTtcatttccttcttgtcGAACCTTTGCCAGCAACGCAAACAAAGAACAACACCATGGTGCGTAAAGTCCGCAAAGTCTGCCTCATTCCATTCAGACAAGGAACCGCATTTCACGCAGTCGCCTTTCATATTCACAAATGGATCAGAGCTCTGGCAGCTTGCTAAGTATTTGCGAGCTGGATACTGAGGGTCACGTCCACGAATGAGCCCGTGGTGAGCGATGGCATGCGAGATAATATGGGAGATTCCCTCTTTGCGGCTGCGACATTCCTGCCActctgttgatgagaatttcTCCGGGGAGAGTAACCAGAAGATGCAGGTTTCGCAAGCATCTTCGAATTCTCGAGGTAGAACTGATATGCGTATGAGGCAACTTGCTACCTCATCGCGCTGTGCAcctgatgagcttggctcGCTATGAGAAAGCGAAGGCGAAAGATTACGGGTCCGGCGTCGAACCCCCTGTGCTGTATCAACGGACGCCTCCAGTGAGAGGCCTGCAGTTAACTCTGCTGGGTGGATAGTAGCTGGTGACGTGTGACTCAAAAAGTGACTCATATAACCGGATCTGATTCTTCCTGGTAATAGGTACTTGCTACTGTCTGCTGAATGGCTGGTTTGGCGCTCAGGCAGTTTACCTGAAGCAGGAGAAGCGTATGTGATAGTTCGGGGCCAACGAAACTGTTGTCCTAGGGAAGCAGTTGGTCCTGTGTTTTTCCTGCGTGTTTGAGGTCCTGAGGAAGCGCCTGGAATAGTTGACCAGTCCAGAGGGGGCTGTGAGTCTGCGAGCTTTCCCTCGTCATTCTTTCCACTGTAATGGTATCCTGTCTTGTGTTCGGGCACAGGTCGGGAATTGATGAACGTGCTTTGGGATAGCTGAGAGTTGGGTTTTTTCTGGACCTCAATGGACCTAAGATGCCAGCCACCTTGTGGCTCTTCCGGTTCCCAAGTACCAAGGTGTCTGATCGACGATACCTCGGAGGCGGTTGAGTCAGGGTGTGATCCTGTACTGCGCTGCAAATTATTCTCtgagtgttgttgttgcccCTCTTGCTGCGGCATCCATATAAGACCAAAACCAGAGCGAGCCTGAATATCTCTGGAAATCTCCCCAGCTAGAACAACGTAGGCGATGCTAGTCCCAGGGCCCCCGGCAACTATGTGACCATAAAAGCGGTTATCGGCTTTGACATAGACTGCGGCACCGCAATCTCCATCACGCAAAGGCTTAACTAGTCGTATGGGGTAGACTTCTTGAAAGGTACGCTGTCCAGGAAGGCGAATATAGGACGGCGTGGCAGTTAGTCGGCCTTCGACTGTGCAATATGGCCATAGCATAGCAACAATTCTGATGTCGTCTGACTCTATCTCGCCAATATTCGAGACCACAGAGTCTGTGACCGTGGACGACTTCTGCGCGTCTTCTGGTATCCTTGAGGTCTCAATGAGAGCGTAATCTAGCGATGGATTACTTCCAGTTAGGGAGCTCAAGACTAATCTTCCAAAGAATTGAAGCTGAGATACATCAATTTCACCGAAACCAGGATTCTCCTCTGGGGCCTCGACACTCAGCGGTGGATCGTTTCCGCTATCTAAGTGATCGCTCGAGAGCCCTTCGGAACTGGAACTCGGGTGTTTGTCAAGAGAGAAAGCATCGAGGCTGGCCTCGAATGATGCTTTGTCGGAATCAATCTCTCCCGATGTTGCACTTCCTTTGCTTGTAATTTCATCACGTTGgttttcttcatctccttcatcGTCACTCATGCCCTCAAAATCGcagtcatcttcagccatTTGTTGGCTGGATAAACGGTCGAGCTCCCTCTTGTGTCGGAATACGTGCGCAACAGTTAGCTGGTAGCACCTGTCATCTTGTAAGATGATCGGGCCGGTTGTTGCTGGGCGTAAGGAGAAGTCATTTGGGTTGACGATGAATATTCGCTTCCCCAATGCCGGTTCTGATCCGTCGGCCACAACTGC
Protein-coding regions in this window:
- a CDS encoding hypothetical protein (BUSCO:EOG092634B5) → MNRQALWTRTSAAAPACALCRQLTVSRSPSRIHSASLHTSPRRDSAWGAAVQVASNVVSNVVKKASKDAMHVDPLRTVAKEMKFLTGNIRKLLGSGHPSLDRAAKYYTQAEGKHVRPLIVLLMSRATYLCPKSPPTAPIVTHRGVDTSISPAQILADVNPSAQPLSSLEQEVPDANSDILPSQRRLAEITELIHTASLLHDDVIDHSISRRGSPSANLEFGNKMAVLAGDFLLGRASVALARLRNPEVVELLATVIANLVEGEFMQLKNTERDERNPKWSEETVTYYLQKTYLKTASLISKSCRAAALLGNTDAVTVDAAYSYGRNLGLAFQLVDDLLDYTQSGSDLGKPAGADLELGLATAPLLFAWKQMPELGALVGRKFAQEGDVQRARELVLQSDGIEQTRALAQEYVDKAIASIAEFPESEAKDGLIEMAHKSLKRQK
- a CDS encoding hypothetical protein (EggNog:ENOG41); this encodes MVLLTMTSSILEALSLVEATETPQIEDHDETEEQESQQPTQEPTLDDPKLGNPISHGQIVDLWKELKAQGNSNFTLEQLLRGGSVYIPPPPPKPEPSPEYKALMARLRREEEARSYERMINPPPQHETFKDHFPSITASFAAANRPTSASDFGDDDVAMEEVHKQITLIINFLVSIAGVAGTLWVTARWWSLPARMFLTMGGSILVALAEVVVYNAYIWKMDQGRKKHGKVKEVREVVESWVLGKDEDEKSVLIREKDRTEDGVRKRKTEAKVET
- a CDS encoding hypothetical protein (EggNog:ENOG41): MYDSLTYIVCASPAPSASRSRAKPLRTYGKRSIRDDPLKDPNAKKRRVSAEAVASEPASKGTDTAPLKEVTEEAKNAPESTTTNKPTAEPVKKGSILNFFKPVPPSSTVTSSPKSDEPQPESTPPSSPPQPPKIEPRKKPRLLRFRGTSTPLLDDDNTGDDSQGEDTEAEDSGTKSTRLRLTARGGSLQRESSTNDSKSGKRGKVKTPTVQTTLNLSTQAAFSECKVCNTVWNPLYPDDVKFHTKQHAAVLRAKKKEKESEL